In a genomic window of Corynebacterium coyleae:
- a CDS encoding 50S ribosomal protein L25/general stress protein Ctc: protein MAITPTVIKGERREEFGKGSARRLRRDGKIPGVLYEKGIENIHFAVDRIEMTAIVRNDGTNAIVELELDGEKLLAMVKHVDQNVLTLEIDHIDLFGIKRGEKVTVEVPVVTEGEAAPGAVVFQEADVVEIEIDALSIPDEITVSIEGKEIGDQITAGDLELPAGAELITDPENLLVNITFEQVDEDLEAEAEAAEEGGAEAGAESSEAGEEASE, encoded by the coding sequence ATGGCTATTACCCCAACCGTTATCAAGGGTGAGCGTCGCGAGGAGTTCGGCAAGGGCTCCGCACGTCGTCTGCGTCGCGATGGCAAGATCCCGGGTGTCCTGTACGAAAAGGGCATTGAGAACATCCACTTCGCTGTTGATCGTATTGAGATGACTGCGATTGTGCGTAACGACGGCACCAACGCCATCGTCGAGCTTGAGCTCGATGGTGAGAAGCTGCTCGCCATGGTCAAGCACGTCGACCAGAACGTTCTGACTCTCGAGATCGACCACATTGACTTGTTCGGCATTAAGCGTGGCGAGAAGGTTACCGTCGAGGTTCCGGTTGTCACCGAGGGCGAGGCTGCTCCGGGCGCTGTTGTGTTCCAGGAAGCCGACGTTGTCGAGATCGAGATCGACGCTCTGTCTATCCCGGACGAGATCACCGTTTCCATCGAGGGCAAGGAGATCGGCGACCAGATCACCGCTGGCGATCTCGAGCTGCCGGCGGGTGCGGAGCTGATCACCGATCCGGAGAACTTGCTTGTCAACATCACCTTCGAGCAGGTTGATGAGGATCTCGAGGCTGAGGCTGAGGCTGCTGAGGAGGGCGGCGCTGAGGCTGGCGCTGAGTCTTCTGAGGCTGGTGAGGAAGCTTCCGAGTAA